In the Pseudomonas orientalis genome, one interval contains:
- a CDS encoding endonuclease/exonuclease/phosphatase family protein translates to MRRWGTERVVGLHDPQVNEHHLESTGLPADSRLRLLSFNIQVGNSTEKYRHYLTRGWQHLLPHKGRTGNLQKIGDLLSDFDLVALQEADGGSLRSGYINQVEHLAQLGAFPYWYQQLNRNLGRLAQHSNGVLSRLKPTVIEDHPLPGPKGRGAILVRFGEGPEALVVVMMHLALGGRTRNLQLAYVRDLIGNYKHQVLMGDMNTHANDLLQNSPLRDLGLLAPQVEATFPSWRPQRCLDHILLSPTLTLESVQVLAQPISDHLPVAVEIRLPGSLTADAFPALSPDPGGPLA, encoded by the coding sequence ATGCGTCGTTGGGGTACCGAACGTGTCGTAGGCCTGCATGACCCGCAGGTCAACGAACATCACCTGGAGTCCACAGGCCTGCCGGCAGACAGCCGCTTGCGCCTGCTCAGTTTCAATATTCAGGTGGGTAACAGTACCGAGAAATATCGGCACTACCTCACGCGTGGCTGGCAGCACTTGCTGCCGCACAAGGGGCGTACCGGCAACCTGCAGAAAATCGGCGACCTGCTCAGCGACTTCGACCTCGTCGCCCTGCAGGAAGCCGATGGTGGCAGCCTGCGCTCCGGCTACATCAACCAGGTGGAGCACCTTGCCCAGCTCGGTGCCTTCCCCTACTGGTACCAGCAACTCAATCGCAACCTCGGGCGTCTGGCGCAGCACAGCAATGGTGTGCTCAGTCGCTTGAAGCCGACCGTCATCGAGGATCACCCGTTGCCAGGCCCCAAGGGGCGTGGCGCGATCCTGGTGCGTTTTGGCGAAGGCCCGGAAGCCCTGGTGGTGGTGATGATGCACCTGGCGCTCGGCGGGCGTACACGCAATCTTCAGTTGGCCTATGTGCGCGACTTGATTGGCAACTACAAGCATCAGGTGTTGATGGGTGACATGAACACCCACGCCAACGACCTGCTGCAGAATTCCCCGCTGCGTGACCTCGGCTTACTGGCGCCGCAGGTCGAAGCCACGTTTCCCAGTTGGCGCCCGCAGCGCTGCCTGGACCATATCCTGCTCAGCCCGACCCTCACACTGGAAAGTGTGCAAGTCCTGGCGCAGCCCATTTCAGATCACCTGCCGGTCGCGGTAGAGATTCGTCTGCCGGGTTCGCTGACGGCTGATGCGTTCCCTGCGTTGAGCCCAGACCCCGGCGGACCCCTTGCATGA
- a CDS encoding diguanylate cyclase, whose product MSDDAQRWKEKYLKSVEQQDQLERRWAARLDLLRRGLVRSTLAAEGTDRAVDQCMKEMRDVVRTDDMDAALAALLPRLEKAVLDSEQRRETRVDQISTALTALVAQLQKLPLPREVARPLKTFAKQLDGRVGQAREIPLLLSELSSLQEQALHNLEPDGETPRSGPGLLQRLFGAKEHSNEAPAPAPETPAASKPVASSPAAPESPEPAQSEELTQALRAFAPLPPTTAASMPEPAAPVKEAPASVTFEFEAPAQASPAATSTPKPDETLDPEAPETPAEEAAPESALAAFIEAPQDPVDAPEETLIGSLSLPPVLDTAEPDPDALQQDGLYALPDSPEPSYSSVAKHIEDTLLGLLEELSLPERYWPQAEAMRERLAHGLNWYELLPILDDLAVLMLALTDSGQHEFEAYLKQLNERLEAFKGHLQFASDEHADSRSAARELDTQIREQVDGLQSSVQDAADLDSLKQVLESHLEGLLGTMDQHQQQRDQRECEVAARLQGLAERVANMEQEAQGYREHLEIQRQKALLDPLTGLHNRAAWSERLDHEVNAWHQQGNALSLAMLDLDHFKRINDGYGHLAGDKVLKIIANVLRKRLRPTDFIARFGGEEFVLLMPDSALSDALALGEVLRMAVEACPFHFKGEPVTVTVSMGIAQFQPGERSDLALKRADEALYRAKAAGRNQVQAG is encoded by the coding sequence ATGAGCGACGACGCCCAGCGCTGGAAAGAAAAGTACCTTAAAAGCGTTGAGCAACAAGACCAGCTCGAGCGCCGCTGGGCCGCCCGCCTCGACCTGTTGCGCCGAGGGCTGGTGCGCAGCACGCTGGCGGCTGAAGGCACTGACCGCGCAGTCGATCAATGCATGAAGGAAATGCGCGATGTCGTGCGCACCGACGACATGGACGCTGCCCTCGCCGCCCTGCTGCCGCGTCTGGAAAAGGCTGTACTCGACTCCGAGCAGCGCCGCGAAACCCGGGTCGACCAGATCAGTACCGCCCTCACCGCCCTGGTCGCGCAGTTGCAGAAACTTCCGCTACCCCGTGAAGTGGCGCGCCCGCTGAAGACGTTTGCCAAGCAGCTTGACGGTCGAGTCGGGCAGGCACGGGAAATACCGCTGCTGCTCAGCGAGTTGAGCAGCCTGCAGGAGCAGGCGCTGCATAACCTGGAGCCGGATGGCGAAACGCCGCGCTCGGGGCCTGGGTTATTGCAGCGCTTGTTTGGTGCCAAGGAGCACTCGAACGAAGCGCCGGCGCCCGCGCCCGAGACGCCCGCTGCGTCAAAACCCGTCGCGTCCTCACCTGCTGCGCCTGAATCTCCAGAGCCCGCGCAATCCGAGGAGCTGACCCAGGCATTGCGGGCTTTTGCGCCGTTACCGCCTACCACGGCCGCCTCTATGCCTGAGCCTGCGGCCCCCGTCAAAGAGGCGCCGGCCAGCGTAACATTCGAGTTCGAAGCGCCTGCTCAAGCGTCACCCGCGGCCACGTCCACACCCAAGCCTGACGAAACCCTCGACCCCGAGGCGCCTGAAACACCAGCCGAAGAAGCCGCTCCCGAAAGCGCACTCGCGGCTTTTATAGAAGCGCCACAAGATCCCGTCGATGCGCCTGAGGAAACGCTGATCGGCAGCCTTTCACTCCCGCCCGTATTGGATACCGCAGAGCCCGACCCCGACGCGCTGCAACAGGACGGTCTCTACGCCCTGCCCGATTCGCCGGAGCCTTCCTACAGCTCGGTGGCCAAGCATATTGAAGACACTTTGCTCGGCCTGCTCGAAGAACTGTCCCTGCCCGAGCGCTATTGGCCTCAGGCCGAAGCCATGCGCGAGCGTCTGGCCCATGGTCTGAATTGGTACGAACTGCTGCCGATCCTCGACGATTTGGCGGTGCTGATGTTGGCCCTCACCGATAGCGGTCAGCATGAGTTCGAGGCTTACCTTAAACAGCTCAACGAGCGCCTTGAGGCATTCAAGGGCCATTTGCAGTTTGCCAGCGACGAGCACGCCGACAGCCGCTCCGCCGCTCGGGAGCTGGACACGCAGATTCGCGAACAAGTGGACGGCCTGCAAAGCAGCGTGCAGGACGCGGCCGATCTGGACAGCCTCAAGCAGGTGCTGGAAAGCCACCTTGAAGGCTTGCTCGGCACCATGGACCAACACCAGCAACAGCGCGACCAGCGCGAATGCGAAGTGGCGGCGCGCCTCCAGGGCCTGGCCGAGCGGGTGGCGAACATGGAGCAGGAAGCCCAGGGCTATCGTGAGCATTTGGAGATCCAGCGCCAGAAGGCGCTGCTTGATCCGCTCACCGGCCTGCACAATCGCGCGGCCTGGAGTGAACGCCTGGACCATGAGGTCAATGCCTGGCATCAGCAGGGCAACGCCCTTTCACTGGCCATGCTGGACCTGGACCACTTCAAGCGCATCAACGACGGCTACGGTCACTTGGCCGGCGACAAAGTACTGAAGATCATCGCCAATGTGTTGCGCAAGCGCCTGCGCCCGACCGATTTCATTGCGCGTTTCGGCGGCGAAGAATTTGTGCTGTTGATGCCCGACTCGGCCTTGTCGGATGCTCTGGCCTTGGGTGAGGTGCTGCGAATGGCTGTCGAGGCTTGCCCCTTCCATTTCAAGGGCGAGCCGGTGACCGTCACGGTATCGATGGGTATCGCGCAGTTCCAGCCGGGCGAGCGCAGTGACCTGGCACTCAAGCGTGCCGATGAAGCGCTCTACAGGGCCAAGGCAGCGGGGCGTAATCAGGTGCAGGCGGGGTAA
- a CDS encoding N-acetylmuramoyl-L-alanine amidase, whose amino-acid sequence MKSFFIAVAVVLLAGCSSGPRLNTSHPSVNHDNRVQFVVVHYTSANLERSLALLTHGQVSSHYLIGDDASGTIYKLVDESRRAWHAGESEWMGRTWLNSSSIGIEIVNPGYSDTPTGRVWYPYSEAQVQSLVVLLKDISKRNGIEPRNIIGHSDIAPLRKLDPGPLFPWKRLADEGLGVWPDAQAVARLQQQYAAQLPSITWFQEELARLGYPTPQTGELDVATRHVIAAFQMHFRPSLFDGTPDAQSAAILRALNQR is encoded by the coding sequence ATGAAATCTTTCTTCATTGCCGTTGCAGTTGTTCTGCTCGCCGGCTGTTCCAGCGGTCCGCGCCTTAATACCAGCCATCCTTCGGTGAACCACGACAACCGCGTGCAGTTCGTTGTGGTGCATTACACCTCGGCCAATCTTGAGCGCTCACTGGCGCTGCTGACTCATGGTCAGGTCAGCAGTCATTACCTGATCGGCGACGATGCTTCGGGCACGATCTACAAGCTGGTTGATGAAAGCCGGCGCGCCTGGCATGCCGGGGAAAGCGAATGGATGGGGCGCACCTGGCTCAACTCCAGCTCCATCGGCATCGAGATCGTCAACCCTGGCTATAGCGATACCCCGACTGGCCGGGTGTGGTACCCGTACTCCGAAGCGCAGGTGCAATCACTGGTGGTGTTGCTCAAGGACATCAGCAAGCGTAACGGTATCGAACCCAGGAACATCATCGGGCACAGCGACATCGCGCCGCTGCGCAAATTGGACCCGGGCCCGTTGTTTCCCTGGAAGCGTCTGGCCGATGAGGGCCTGGGGGTCTGGCCGGATGCCCAGGCAGTGGCTCGACTCCAGCAGCAGTACGCCGCGCAACTGCCGAGCATCACCTGGTTCCAGGAAGAACTCGCGCGCCTGGGCTACCCGACACCGCAAACCGGTGAGCTGGATGTGGCCACGCGCCATGTGATCGCCGCGTTCCAGATGCATTTCCGTCCATCGCTGTTCGACGGAACGCCTGATGCGCAAAGTGCGGCGATCCTGCGCGCCTTGAACCAGCGCTGA
- a CDS encoding ATP-binding protein, with protein sequence MKLAMKLRTRLFLSISALITVALLGLILGLVSVMQMAKTQESLIRSNFVTLDLGVKLRQSLGDQLIMMLEKRPDPAALEASKQRYFDLLDQGIAHEQRDGHTHGFDQARKDYQNLLQAFDESQQNPSLPGSKEKLTETFNTLRNGLIVHHKLALENISTSEHKSRERALLIASLLGLVGLAVLIIGFVTAHGIARRFGAPIEALAKAADKIGQGDFEVTLPISTAAEMNQLTRRFGIMAEALRQHQATNVDELLAGQQRLQAVLDSIDDGLLMIDREGHLEHLNPVAQRQLGWDEERLGQGLGEALGRPEMDEQLHLVLRGGNLERAPEDLEVEVEGELRLLTYSLTPVSHTQGHILGAVMVLHDVTEQRAFERVRSEFVLRASHELRTPVTGMHMAFGLFRERAKFPAESREADLLDTVNEEMQRLMQLINDLLNFSRYQNGLQKLTLGPCDVNDLLEHAQARFVEPANAQRVELVIEAQPDLPRLYADQAQLERVLDNLLGNALRHTAQGGQIRLQARRHGERVIISVEDNGEGIAYGQQGRIFEPFVQVGRKKGGAGLGLALCKEIVQLHGGRMGVYSRPGQGTQFYMALPL encoded by the coding sequence ATGAAGCTTGCGATGAAACTGCGCACCCGGTTATTCCTGAGCATCTCGGCGTTGATCACCGTAGCGCTGCTGGGGCTGATCCTGGGCCTGGTCAGCGTCATGCAGATGGCCAAGACCCAGGAGTCGTTGATTCGCAGCAATTTCGTCACCCTCGACCTGGGCGTGAAGTTGCGCCAGAGCCTGGGCGATCAACTGATCATGATGCTCGAAAAGCGTCCTGATCCGGCTGCCCTGGAGGCCTCCAAACAGCGCTACTTTGACCTGTTGGACCAGGGTATAGCCCATGAACAGCGTGACGGCCATACCCACGGTTTCGATCAGGCACGCAAGGACTACCAGAACCTGCTGCAGGCATTTGACGAATCCCAGCAGAACCCGTCTCTACCGGGCAGCAAGGAAAAGCTCACTGAAACCTTCAATACCCTGCGCAACGGGCTGATCGTCCACCACAAACTGGCGCTGGAAAATATCAGCACGAGCGAGCATAAATCCCGAGAGCGTGCGCTGTTAATCGCCAGCTTGCTCGGGCTGGTGGGCCTTGCGGTGTTGATCATCGGTTTTGTGACCGCCCATGGCATCGCCCGGCGATTCGGCGCGCCCATCGAAGCGCTGGCCAAGGCTGCCGATAAAATCGGGCAAGGCGATTTCGAAGTGACATTGCCGATATCGACGGCGGCGGAAATGAACCAACTGACCCGTCGCTTCGGCATCATGGCCGAGGCCTTGCGCCAACATCAGGCCACCAATGTCGATGAGTTGCTTGCGGGGCAGCAGCGGCTGCAAGCGGTGCTCGACAGCATCGACGATGGCTTGCTGATGATTGACCGCGAAGGCCACCTTGAACACCTCAACCCCGTCGCGCAACGCCAGCTGGGCTGGGACGAAGAGCGCCTCGGCCAGGGCCTGGGCGAAGCACTGGGCCGCCCGGAAATGGATGAGCAACTGCATCTGGTGCTGCGCGGCGGCAACCTTGAGCGGGCACCGGAGGACCTGGAGGTGGAAGTCGAAGGCGAGCTGCGCCTGCTGACGTACAGCCTCACTCCCGTCAGCCACACACAGGGGCATATCCTGGGCGCGGTGATGGTGCTGCATGACGTCACCGAGCAGCGTGCCTTTGAGCGGGTGCGCAGCGAGTTCGTATTACGCGCCTCCCACGAGTTGCGTACACCGGTGACCGGCATGCACATGGCGTTCGGGCTCTTCCGCGAACGCGCCAAGTTCCCGGCGGAATCACGCGAAGCGGACTTGCTGGATACGGTCAACGAAGAAATGCAGCGGTTGATGCAGTTGATCAACGATTTGCTCAACTTCTCGCGTTATCAGAACGGCCTGCAGAAACTCACGCTGGGGCCGTGCGATGTCAATGATCTGCTGGAACATGCCCAGGCCCGGTTTGTTGAACCTGCGAACGCGCAACGTGTTGAACTGGTGATCGAGGCCCAGCCCGACCTGCCACGCCTGTACGCCGACCAGGCGCAACTGGAGCGCGTGCTCGATAATTTGCTGGGTAACGCCCTGCGACACACGGCGCAGGGCGGGCAGATCCGCTTGCAGGCACGACGTCATGGCGAACGGGTGATTATCAGCGTCGAGGACAACGGCGAAGGTATAGCCTACGGCCAGCAAGGGCGCATCTTCGAGCCTTTCGTGCAGGTAGGGCGCAAGAAAGGCGGCGCCGGCCTCGGGCTGGCGCTGTGCAAGGAGATCGTGCAATTGCACGGCGGCCGCATGGGGGTGTATTCACGACCGGGGCAGGGAACGCAATTCTATATGGCCTTGCCTTTGTAA
- the algB gene encoding sigma-54-dependent response regulator transcription factor AlgB, which produces MESAKELQGRILLVDDESAILRTFRYCLEDEGYTVATANSAAQADALMQRQVFDLCFLDLRLGEDNGLDVLAHMRIQAPWMRVVIVTAHSAVDTAVDAIQAGAADYLVKPCSPDQLRLATAKQLEVRQLSARLEALEGAVRQPKDGLDSHSPAMMVVLETARQVAGTDANILILGESGTGKGELARAIHGWSKRSKKSCVTINCPSLTAELMESELFGHSRGAFTGASESTLGRVNQADGGTLFLDEIGDFPLTLQPKLLRFIQDKEYERVGDPVTRRADVRILAATNLNLEDMVRDGRFREDLLYRLNVITLHLPPLRERSEDILTLADRFLARFVKEYARPARGFSDQAREALLNYRWPGNIRELRNVVERASIICPQEKVEISHLGMAEQPTNNAPRVGAALSLDELEKAHIGAVLATSDTLDQAARTLGIDASTLYRKRKQYNL; this is translated from the coding sequence ATGGAATCAGCCAAGGAACTTCAAGGCCGCATTCTTTTAGTGGATGACGAGTCCGCGATCCTCCGTACCTTCCGCTATTGCCTGGAAGATGAAGGCTACACCGTTGCCACCGCCAACAGCGCAGCCCAGGCCGATGCCTTGATGCAACGCCAAGTGTTCGACCTGTGCTTTCTAGACTTGCGCCTGGGCGAGGACAACGGCCTGGATGTATTGGCGCATATGCGTATTCAAGCGCCATGGATGCGTGTCGTGATCGTTACTGCCCATTCGGCGGTGGACACAGCGGTAGATGCCATTCAGGCCGGCGCCGCAGACTACCTGGTCAAACCCTGCAGCCCGGACCAGTTGCGCCTGGCCACCGCCAAGCAGCTGGAAGTACGCCAGCTCTCGGCACGCCTGGAAGCCCTGGAAGGCGCGGTGCGCCAGCCCAAGGACGGGCTCGACTCCCACAGCCCGGCCATGATGGTGGTATTGGAAACCGCACGGCAGGTAGCCGGTACCGATGCCAATATCCTGATCCTCGGCGAGTCGGGTACCGGTAAAGGTGAGCTGGCGCGGGCCATTCACGGCTGGAGCAAACGCTCGAAGAAATCCTGTGTGACCATCAACTGCCCATCGTTGACCGCCGAACTGATGGAGAGCGAACTGTTCGGCCACAGCCGCGGCGCATTTACCGGCGCCAGCGAAAGCACATTGGGCCGCGTCAACCAGGCAGACGGCGGCACGCTGTTTCTCGACGAGATCGGCGACTTTCCCCTCACCCTGCAACCCAAACTGCTGCGCTTTATTCAGGATAAGGAATACGAGCGGGTGGGCGACCCGGTTACCCGCCGCGCAGATGTGCGCATTCTTGCCGCTACCAACCTGAATCTGGAAGACATGGTGCGCGACGGCCGCTTCCGTGAAGACTTGCTGTATCGCCTCAACGTCATCACGCTGCACCTGCCGCCGCTGCGCGAACGCAGCGAAGACATCCTGACCCTGGCCGACCGCTTCCTGGCGCGCTTCGTCAAGGAGTATGCCCGTCCGGCGCGGGGCTTCAGCGATCAGGCGCGCGAAGCGCTGCTCAATTATCGTTGGCCCGGCAACATCCGTGAGCTGCGCAACGTGGTGGAACGCGCCAGCATCATCTGCCCTCAGGAGAAGGTCGAGATCAGTCACCTCGGCATGGCGGAGCAACCCACCAACAACGCACCACGCGTTGGTGCGGCGCTGAGCCTGGACGAACTCGAAAAAGCCCACATCGGCGCGGTGCTTGCCACCAGCGACACGTTGGATCAAGCCGCTCGTACTCTCGGCATCGACGCGTCGACCCTGTATCGCAAACGCAAACAGTACAACTTATGA
- a CDS encoding DUF1328 domain-containing protein: MLSWAITFLIIAIVAAVLGFGGIAGTATGIAKILFVVFLVMFIASFFFGRKGRG, encoded by the coding sequence ATGTTGAGTTGGGCAATCACGTTTCTGATCATCGCCATTGTGGCTGCAGTCCTGGGCTTCGGTGGTATCGCCGGTACGGCTACGGGTATCGCCAAGATTCTGTTCGTGGTCTTCCTGGTGATGTTCATCGCTTCGTTCTTCTTTGGTCGTAAAGGCCGAGGCTGA
- a CDS encoding inhibitor of vertebrate lysozyme family protein, with the protein MTTLSFKAIAAALLLGGSGLVMAANDGQSRANELLSADPQYRETWQGVVKKEERLPEWVMNLSGTAEQMNAVEEDGDKYLVGPLCETADTCLNKRLIVAFSFDKEDAFAMLVEVPAGLPADKSPTRHADYRFLGKPDEGMKKLLMEQLKKDPNWY; encoded by the coding sequence ATGACCACTCTGTCTTTTAAAGCCATTGCCGCCGCCTTGTTGTTGGGCGGCAGCGGCTTGGTGATGGCCGCCAACGACGGCCAATCACGGGCCAATGAATTGCTCAGCGCGGACCCGCAATACCGTGAAACCTGGCAAGGCGTGGTGAAGAAAGAAGAGCGCCTGCCCGAATGGGTGATGAACCTGTCGGGTACGGCCGAGCAGATGAACGCTGTCGAAGAGGATGGCGACAAGTATCTGGTAGGGCCGCTGTGTGAAACGGCAGATACCTGCCTGAACAAGCGCCTGATCGTCGCCTTCAGCTTCGACAAGGAAGACGCCTTCGCCATGTTGGTGGAAGTCCCGGCCGGTCTGCCGGCGGACAAATCCCCGACGCGGCACGCCGATTACCGCTTTCTCGGTAAGCCGGACGAAGGCATGAAGAAGCTGCTGATGGAGCAGCTCAAGAAAGATCCGAATTGGTACTAG
- the gltP gene encoding glutamate/aspartate:proton symporter GltP, translating to MKKAKLSLAWQILIGLVLGIAIGAVLNHFSAEKAWWISNVLQPAGDIFIRLIKMIVIPIVISSLIVGIAGVGDAKKLGRIGVKTILYFEVVTTIAIVVGLLLANLFHPGAGIDMSTLGTVDISKYQATAAEVQHEHAFIETILNLIPSNIFAAVARGDMLPIIFFSVLFGLGLSSLKPELREPLVTMFQGVSESMFKVTHMIMKYAPIGVFALIAVTVANFGFASLLPLAKLVILVYVAILFFAFAVLGLIARLFGFSILKLMRIFKDELVLAYSTASSETVLPRVIEKMEAYGAPKAICSFVVPTGYSFNLDGSTLYQSIAAIFIAQLYGIDLSIGQQLMLVLTLMVTSKGIAGVPGVSFVVLLATLGSVGIPLEGLAFIAGVDRVMDMARTALNVIGNALAVLVISRWEGMYDDAKGERYWNSLPHWRSKEALPAGEITRG from the coding sequence ATGAAGAAGGCAAAGCTAAGCCTCGCCTGGCAGATCCTCATCGGTTTGGTGTTGGGGATCGCAATCGGTGCAGTGCTCAACCATTTCAGTGCTGAAAAGGCCTGGTGGATCAGCAACGTGCTGCAGCCGGCGGGCGATATCTTTATCCGCCTGATCAAGATGATCGTTATCCCAATCGTGATTTCCTCGCTGATCGTCGGTATTGCCGGTGTGGGAGACGCGAAAAAACTGGGTCGCATCGGCGTCAAAACCATTCTCTACTTTGAAGTCGTCACCACCATCGCCATCGTGGTCGGTTTGTTGCTGGCCAACCTGTTCCACCCGGGCGCGGGCATCGACATGAGTACCCTGGGTACCGTCGATATCTCCAAGTACCAGGCCACCGCGGCCGAAGTGCAGCATGAGCATGCGTTCATCGAGACCATTCTCAACCTGATCCCGTCGAACATCTTTGCGGCCGTCGCCCGTGGCGATATGCTGCCGATCATCTTCTTCTCCGTGCTGTTCGGCCTGGGCTTGTCGAGCCTCAAGCCGGAACTGCGCGAACCTCTGGTGACCATGTTCCAGGGCGTGTCCGAGAGCATGTTCAAAGTCACTCACATGATCATGAAGTACGCCCCTATCGGTGTATTTGCCCTGATCGCGGTGACGGTCGCCAACTTCGGCTTTGCCTCGCTGCTGCCACTGGCCAAGCTGGTGATCCTGGTTTACGTCGCGATTCTGTTCTTCGCCTTTGCGGTGCTGGGCCTGATCGCCCGCCTGTTCGGGTTCTCGATTCTCAAGCTGATGCGCATCTTCAAAGATGAGCTGGTGCTTGCCTACTCCACCGCCAGCTCCGAAACCGTGCTGCCGCGCGTGATCGAGAAGATGGAAGCCTACGGTGCGCCAAAGGCGATCTGCAGCTTCGTGGTGCCGACGGGTTACTCGTTCAACCTCGACGGTTCGACCCTGTACCAGAGCATCGCCGCGATCTTCATTGCCCAGCTGTACGGCATCGACCTGTCGATCGGCCAGCAATTGATGCTGGTGCTGACGCTGATGGTCACCTCCAAAGGCATTGCCGGTGTGCCGGGCGTGTCCTTCGTAGTGCTGCTGGCGACCCTGGGCAGCGTGGGCATTCCACTGGAAGGCCTGGCGTTTATCGCGGGTGTCGACCGTGTAATGGACATGGCGCGTACCGCGCTGAACGTGATCGGCAACGCCTTGGCCGTACTGGTTATCTCGCGCTGGGAAGGCATGTACGACGACGCCAAGGGCGAGCGCTACTGGAATTCGCTGCCGCACTGGCGCAGCAAAGAAGCGCTGCCGGCCGGCGAGATCACTCGCGGCTGA
- a CDS encoding nucleoside recognition domain-containing protein — protein sequence MLNGLWLGFFVVAMVSALAQWLVGGNAGIFAAMVESIFAMAKLSVEVMVLLFGTLTLWLGFLRIAEKAGIVDWLARALGPLFRRLMPEVPAGHPAIGLITLNFAANGLGLDNAATPIGLKAMKALQELNPIPNTASNAQILFLVLNASSLTLLPVTIFMYRAQQGAADPTLVFLPILLATSASTLVGLLSVAVMQRLRLWDPVVLAYLIPGALVLGGFMALLATLSATALAGLSSILGNLTLFGLIMLFLVIGALRKVKVYEAFVEGAKEGFDVAKNLLPYLVAMLCAVGVLRASGALDFGLEGIRHVVAWTGMDTRFVDALPTAMVKPFSGSAARAMLIETMQTQGVDSFPALVAATIQGSTETTFYVLAVYFGSVGIQRARHAVGCALLAEFAGVVAAIAVCYWFFG from the coding sequence ATGCTCAATGGCCTGTGGCTTGGCTTCTTTGTCGTGGCAATGGTGTCAGCACTGGCGCAATGGCTGGTGGGCGGTAACGCCGGGATTTTTGCAGCGATGGTGGAAAGCATTTTCGCCATGGCCAAATTGTCGGTAGAGGTCATGGTGTTGCTGTTCGGCACCCTGACACTGTGGCTGGGTTTTCTGCGTATCGCCGAAAAAGCCGGGATCGTCGATTGGCTGGCCAGGGCGTTGGGCCCGCTGTTTCGTCGCCTGATGCCGGAAGTGCCGGCCGGCCACCCGGCCATCGGCTTGATCACCCTCAACTTCGCCGCCAACGGCCTGGGCCTGGACAACGCCGCCACGCCCATCGGCCTCAAAGCCATGAAGGCGCTGCAGGAACTCAACCCCATCCCCAATACGGCGAGTAACGCACAAATCCTGTTCCTGGTGCTCAATGCGTCCTCGCTGACGCTGTTGCCGGTGACCATCTTCATGTACCGCGCCCAGCAAGGCGCTGCCGACCCGACGCTGGTGTTCCTGCCGATCCTGCTGGCCACCAGCGCGTCGACGCTGGTGGGCCTGCTGTCGGTGGCGGTGATGCAGCGCCTGCGCTTGTGGGACCCTGTCGTGCTGGCCTACCTGATTCCCGGCGCGTTGGTGCTGGGAGGCTTCATGGCGTTGCTGGCGACCCTGTCCGCCACGGCGTTGGCCGGGTTGTCGTCGATCCTTGGCAACCTCACGCTGTTTGGCTTGATCATGCTGTTCCTGGTGATCGGCGCCTTGCGCAAGGTCAAGGTGTATGAGGCCTTTGTCGAAGGGGCCAAGGAAGGCTTTGACGTTGCCAAAAACCTGCTGCCCTACCTGGTGGCGATGCTCTGTGCGGTGGGCGTGTTGCGTGCCTCCGGCGCCCTGGACTTCGGCCTGGAAGGGATTCGCCATGTGGTGGCCTGGACCGGTATGGACACGCGGTTTGTCGACGCGCTGCCGACCGCAATGGTCAAGCCGTTCTCCGGCAGCGCGGCGCGGGCGATGCTGATCGAGACCATGCAGACCCAGGGTGTGGACAGCTTCCCGGCGTTGGTGGCGGCGACGATCCAGGGCAGCACCGAGACCACGTTTTATGTGTTGGCGGTGTACTTCGGGTCGGTGGGCATCCAGCGGGCGCGGCATGCGGTGGGGTGTGCGTTGTTGGCGGAGTTTGCCGGGGTCGTGGCGGCTATTGCGGTGTGCTACTGGTTCTTTGGTTAA
- a CDS encoding ABC-type transport auxiliary lipoprotein family protein, with product MKRAYRMIAPLAFALMSACSILPKADPSDVYRLASAQPVSQGAPVSWSLRVTKPQTSEFLDSPRIAVVPNGDLISSYANSRWSDPAPVLLRNRLLDGFQRDGRVTLLSTDETNLQADYELGGQLQAFQSEYHGTAVEVVIRLDARLVRGSDQRIITSRRFEVRQQVGDTKVPAVVAAFGQAGDQLNKQVVDWVVAQGNTTPKG from the coding sequence ATGAAGCGTGCTTACCGAATGATCGCACCCTTGGCCTTTGCGTTGATGAGCGCCTGCTCGATCCTGCCCAAGGCGGACCCGTCCGACGTGTACCGCCTGGCGTCGGCCCAGCCCGTCAGCCAAGGCGCGCCGGTGAGCTGGTCATTGCGCGTGACCAAGCCGCAGACCAGTGAGTTTCTCGACAGCCCACGCATCGCGGTGGTGCCCAATGGCGATCTGATCAGCAGCTATGCCAATTCGCGCTGGAGCGATCCGGCGCCGGTGCTGTTGCGCAATCGCCTGCTGGATGGCTTCCAGCGTGACGGGCGGGTGACGCTGCTGAGTACCGACGAGACCAATCTGCAAGCCGACTATGAGTTGGGCGGGCAATTGCAGGCGTTTCAGAGCGAATACCATGGCACAGCAGTGGAAGTGGTGATTCGCCTGGATGCTCGGCTGGTGCGCGGCAGTGATCAAAGGATCATTACCAGTCGGCGGTTTGAGGTGAGGCAGCAGGTGGGGGATACCAAGGTGCCGGCGGTGGTGGCTGCTTTTGGGCAAGCCGGCGATCAGCTGAATAAGCAGGTAGTGGATTGGGTCGTGGCGCAAGGCAACACTACACCTAAAGGTTGA